Sequence from the Blastocatellia bacterium genome:
GCCGATGACAAAGTGCCACGATTACGATGCCGATGCGTCTTCAGCCGGACGCTTCTTCGACGTGCGATCCACCATCTCCTCGAAGAGAGTGACCAGATCGGTCCAGGATTTCTCGCTCGGTTTCTTTGACGCCTCCAGCCGGATCGGCTCGGCGCTCTCGCCAACGACGAAGTAGCTGCGGCAGGCTTTGACCATCATCTCCTTGGTGAGCTTGATCGGCTGACGGGTGAACTTGGCAATGCTGATCACCTGATCAATCAAATCCCGAGGATGGCAGCTTCGAGGCTCGAGGTTGTACTTCCGGTAGTACTCATCCCAGAGGAAGCGGACGATCTCGGGATCGTAGTCGAGTCCTTTGGCTTCGCAGTAGCGTCGGAAGATCTCCTCGTACATCGGCTGGGTGGGATTGTGGATGCGTACTTTGAAGCGAATTCGACGGAAGAACGCCTCATCCACCAACTCCTCGGGCTCGATGTTGGTGGCGAAGATGACGAGCGTATCGAAGGGAACGGGAAATTTCTCGCCCGTGTGAAGGGTGAAGTAGTCCACCCGCTTCTCCAGCGGCACGATCCAGCGATTGAGCAGATCGCGCGGACGAACGAGCTGCCGACCGAGATCATCAATGATGAAGACGCCGCCGTTGGCTTTCATCTGAGGAGGTGCTTCGTAGTACTTGGAGATGGGATTGAGATGGAGATCGAGCATATCGAGCGTCAGCTCGCCGCCGACAAAGACCGTGGGCCGCTGACACAAAATCCAGCGGCGATCATAAACGAGACGCTTCGCGGATGAACGCTCGTTGGGGCTGTCGTCCTCGACGGGAACGTGATCAACCGGATTGAAAACCTTGATGATCTGCCCGCCCACCTCCAGCGCGTGGGGGATGAAAATCTCTCCCCCTTGTGCGAAAGCCAGGCCCACGGCTTCGGAGATGATGCTCTTGCCGTTTCCGGGTGCACCGTAGATGAAGATGGAATGGCCAGAGTTGATCGCCGGTCCCAGTTCGTCCACCACCTGATCGGGCACGACCAGATGCGACAATCCCCGCAGGAGCGTTTCCCGATCAATCTCGAAGTTAAAGAGCGATTGCTTCTTCACGATCTCGGTGTACTGATCGAGCGGCACCGGAGCCGCACCCACATAGTGACTGATCTCGAGGTATTCGCGGGCGCGCTCACGTCCGAGCGAACTCAACCCATAGCGGTAGGAACTCTTCTCGATCCCGGCGACTCCCTTCACCTCGCACAGCTTTTCATTGCGCAGAAACTGAAACAGCTCGTCGAGAATGAGATAGGGAAGACGCAATCGCTCGGCCACCTCGGCGCCGGTCAACTCTCCGCCATAGTAGAGAGTTTTGACCATAAGCTGGAGAATGAGATCGCGGTTGAGACCGGTATCTTCGAGTCGTTCGGGCCGGGGCGGTATGGCCATGAGTTTTCTCTCTCCGACAGGCCCCCGTTCGAGGGAAAGCGCCGGAGAGGACGCGCGATCAGCAGAGGATGGAAGGGGATCGTTTCTCTCTGGCTCCTGGTTCATCTCACATCCTCCTTATTCGCTCAACGGGCGAAAGCACGAGGCCTCACGGCTTGTGCCTTGTGCATATTTTCGCCTCCCGATGAAGCGAAGACAGGTGCTCTCTGGCTGCCTGCGAGAAGAGGTCCGGGGCCGCACTGAAAGATCATCGGCGCGGCCCCCGGGCTGAAGCCATCACTTCTCTTCGACTCGCGGCGGGGCGTTTTTCACGTGCCGGTTGAACCAGGTGATCATCTCGTAGAGCGCGTGCTCGATGGACTCGCGGGCGGCGTATCCGTGAGCCTCGTAGGGCAACATGACGAGTCGCACCGTCCCGCCGTTGCCCCGGACGGCTTGATACATGCGCTCGGATTGGATGGGGAATGTCCCCATGTTGTCATCGGCCTCGCCATGAATGAGCAACAGGGGCTCCTTGATCTTGTGGGCGTTCATGAACGGCGACATCTTGATGTAGAGATCGGGCGCTTCCCACAGCGTCCGCCGCTCGTTCTGGAAGCCGAAGGGCGTGAGCGTGCGATTATAGGCCCCGCTGCGCGCAATTCCCGCCCGGAAGAGATCCGAATGGGCCAGCAGGTTCGCCGTCATGAAGGCGCCATAGCTGTGGCCGCCAACGCCAACCCGATCCGGATCCGTGACGCCCATCTCGACGGCTTTATCAATGGCCGCCTTCGCGTTCATGACGATCTGCTCGATGTAGGTGTTGTTGACCGTCTCGGGATCGCCCACGACCGGCATCGCCGCATCGTCCAGAATGGCATAGCCTTCCAGAAGGAAGAACAGATGCGACGGCCCGAGTATCTGCGTGAATCGCTGAGGCGATCCGGTGACCTGACCGGCCGTGGTCGGATCGGTATATTCGCGCGGATAGGCCCAGACGACCGTCGGCAGCCGCGTCCCTTCTTTGTAGCCGGGCGGCAAATAGAGCGTGAACGACAGAGGCACGCCATCGGCCCGCGTGTAGGTCACCAGTTGCTTCTTGATGCCGCGCAACTGCGGCGTCGGATCGGGAAATTGCGTGAGCGCCC
This genomic interval carries:
- a CDS encoding ATP-binding protein, which translates into the protein MNQEPERNDPLPSSADRASSPALSLERGPVGERKLMAIPPRPERLEDTGLNRDLILQLMVKTLYYGGELTGAEVAERLRLPYLILDELFQFLRNEKLCEVKGVAGIEKSSYRYGLSSLGRERAREYLEISHYVGAAPVPLDQYTEIVKKQSLFNFEIDRETLLRGLSHLVVPDQVVDELGPAINSGHSIFIYGAPGNGKSIISEAVGLAFAQGGEIFIPHALEVGGQIIKVFNPVDHVPVEDDSPNERSSAKRLVYDRRWILCQRPTVFVGGELTLDMLDLHLNPISKYYEAPPQMKANGGVFIIDDLGRQLVRPRDLLNRWIVPLEKRVDYFTLHTGEKFPVPFDTLVIFATNIEPEELVDEAFFRRIRFKVRIHNPTQPMYEEIFRRYCEAKGLDYDPEIVRFLWDEYYRKYNLEPRSCHPRDLIDQVISIAKFTRQPIKLTKEMMVKACRSYFVVGESAEPIRLEASKKPSEKSWTDLVTLFEEMVDRTSKKRPAEDASAS